A single region of the Lycium barbarum isolate Lr01 chromosome 2, ASM1917538v2, whole genome shotgun sequence genome encodes:
- the LOC132626409 gene encoding phytochromobilin:ferredoxin oxidoreductase, chloroplastic — protein MECFTSTPCSFSSYFTSLSWFSPFFGLKKSNSKISLNRKCRSKCMMSTMSHTVNESSVFSYKKLIHFALEKTNPHTNLVSSPIQEKYSSLLAMDEKTELQMLSFEAPKIRLLRSLCIEGNDGMQVLDFAAFPKPEFDLPIFCANFFTAAKMNIIVLDLNPLHDIMDQEDYKEKYYKDLIPLGLKYSELLPWGGKLTSESLRFFSPIVIWTRFSSSPDSHLVLFSAFKDYYQAWLGLMDRSEEETDTSQFARNCEAQHRYLTWRAEKDPGHGVLKRLVGEDLAKDVIREFLFNGVNELGSKTFLDYFPEYRCEDGKVNEKRSMIGKSFENRPWDARGEFIGDRVKIV, from the exons ATGGAGTGTTTTACCTCAACCCCATGTTccttttcttcttattttacctcACTAAGCTGGTTTTCACCTTTTTTTGGACTGAAAAAAAGTAACAGTAAAATTAGTTTGAATAGAAAATGTAGAAGTAAGTGCATGATGAGTACTATGAGCCATACAGTAAATGAAAGTTCTGTTTTTTCTTACAAGAAGTTGATTCATTTTGCTTTAGAAAAAACTAATCCACATACCAATTTGGTCTCTTCTCCAATACAG GAGAAATACAGTTCTTTGTTGGCCATGGATGAAAAAACGGAGCTACAAATGCTTTCTTTTGAAGCCCCTAAAATTCGACTCCTTCGCAGTCTATGTATTGAAGGGAACGACGGCATGCAG GTATTGGATTTTGCTGCATTCCCAAAACCGGAATTTGATCTGCCTATCTTCTGTGCCAACTTTTTCACTGCTGCTAAGATGAACATAATTGTACT GGACCTCAACCCATTGCATGACATCATGGATCAAGAAGATTACAAGGAGAAGTACTATAAAGACTTGATTCCTCTAGGCCTCAAGTATTCCGAG CTTTTACCCTGGGGAGGGAAGCTCACCAGCGAGTCTCTGCGATTTTTTTCACCAATAGTCATATGGACAAGATTCTCGTCTAGTCCAGACAGCCATTTGGTTTTGTTTTCTGCATTCAAGGATTATTACCAG GCATGGCTTGGGCTGATGGACAGATCAGAAGAGGAGACGGATACGTCTCAATTCGCTCGCAATTGCGAAGCTCAGCATAGATACTTGACATGGAGAGCTGAAAAA GATCCAGGACACGGAGTTTTGAAAAGACTGGTAGGGGAAGATCTTGCCAAG GATGTGATTAGGGAATTCTTATTCAATGGTGTTAACGAGCTTGGGAGCAAAACATTTCTTGATTACTTTCCAGAATATAGATGTGAAGATGGTAAAGTAAATGAAAAGCGCAGTATGATTGGGAAATCATTCGAAAATCGACCATGGGATGCAAGAGGAGAATTCATAGGTGACCGCGTTAAGATAGTCTGA